From the genome of Planctomycetia bacterium, one region includes:
- a CDS encoding aldo/keto reductase — protein MKTRQLGNSDLHITKIGLGAWAIGGGNWAFGWGPQDDADSIACIHEAVDAGINWIDTAPVYGLGYSEEIVTKALKGMAQKPYIFTKCGRIWDDKRQVGKSLKRDSVRRECEASLKRLNIERIDLYQMHWPEPDEDVEEGWETMVKLKEEGKVRWIGVSNFNVSQLKRAERIAPITSLQPPYSLIRPEVGAEVLPYCLKQNIGVIAYSPMGSGLLTGTMTRERIAQFPEDDFRRNSKFYQEPQLSKNLQLAELCKEIGQRHGKNAGEVAIAWVLANPAVTGAIVGARKPGQVAGFIGAMDWQLPESELVGLDGIVS, from the coding sequence ATGAAAACCCGGCAACTGGGTAACTCCGATCTGCACATCACGAAAATCGGCTTGGGTGCCTGGGCTATTGGCGGAGGCAACTGGGCCTTCGGATGGGGGCCTCAAGACGATGCTGACTCCATCGCTTGCATACACGAAGCGGTCGATGCGGGTATCAACTGGATCGATACTGCACCGGTGTATGGCTTGGGGTATTCCGAAGAAATTGTCACGAAGGCGCTCAAAGGAATGGCACAGAAACCCTATATCTTCACCAAGTGTGGACGCATCTGGGATGACAAGCGGCAAGTTGGCAAAAGCCTGAAACGGGATTCCGTGCGTCGCGAATGCGAAGCCAGCTTGAAGCGGCTCAACATCGAGAGGATCGATCTCTATCAGATGCACTGGCCTGAGCCTGATGAAGATGTCGAAGAAGGCTGGGAAACCATGGTCAAACTGAAAGAGGAAGGCAAGGTTCGCTGGATAGGTGTTTCCAATTTCAATGTGAGTCAGTTAAAACGAGCTGAGCGGATAGCGCCGATCACTTCGCTCCAGCCACCCTATTCACTGATTCGCCCGGAAGTTGGTGCGGAGGTACTGCCTTATTGTCTTAAGCAAAACATAGGAGTGATTGCCTACTCGCCAATGGGTTCAGGCTTGCTTACGGGGACCATGACGAGAGAACGCATTGCCCAATTCCCGGAAGATGATTTTCGGCGAAACAGCAAGTTTTACCAAGAGCCACAATTATCCAAAAACTTGCAGCTTGCTGAACTCTGCAAAGAGATAGGCCAGCGACATGGCAAAAATGCTGGCGAAGTAGCCATCGCCTGGGTGCTGGCTAACCCCGCAGTCACCGGTGCCATCGTCGGCGCTCGCAAGCCCGGACAGGTCGCAGGCTTCATCGGCGCCATGGATTGGCAACTGCCTGAAAGTGAATTGGTGGGACTCGATGGTATAGTGTCATGA